A region of the Gadus morhua chromosome 1, gadMor3.0, whole genome shotgun sequence genome:
CCTCAGTCCCACCTACTGGCACTGATctgtaataggtctgtagcgtcagtgggtcccctAGGCGGGTTTCAAAATTAGGAACTAGTGCCCCGTCTCAGGGGAAAATGATGGAATGATgcaagaccattcaaaaatatgactgggtttctaacgatacaaagcttaatgcaaaTAGGTGAAGTGTCCCTTTAATGATATTTTTGCTATATGTTATTATGCCATTTTTATGATTAATAGAGGAGTAAACTACAAACATAATGACTTCTGTATTTATTCTAAGGACTATCAAATAATAAACAGACCAATAAACATATGATATATGGCCCAGGCCTAACTGGCAATTAATGAAGTGTACATATAAAGAGTGAGCAGTCAATcgattaaaaaaattatctgCCAAATCCCATGATAATGCtttgattaatcgtgattaattagTTAACTCCACTTACATTGTGTGGGGTTGGCATGACGATGTGCCATTTGAGAAAGTACCATTAGCACATGGAAGGCACTCTGTGTCTTTATCTGCTGTTCCTGTAGGAATATACATGTTTTATTGAAGAACACCATATCTCAGATATGCTTTTtcaaagctataattaatgttgacgtacagtatatatagaACACAGACCTGTTTGACCGATGTAATAACCAGGACTGCAAACCGTGTGACTCTGAGCGGCCCTACATCCACCTCCGTTAGAGTCAATACAGAAGAATCCATCCAGGACCTCACACACAGCATCTGATTTTGATGAACACAACTTCTTCCCCTtcagacctgtcaatcacaacagttaCAGAGGAACCTGAGACAACCTGAGAGTACACAACTTCTACTATAaccatgaacaacacaacttatcTATCGACATTAACAACACAACTTCTACTATAaccatgaacaacacaacttctactataaacatgaacaacacaacttctgatataaacatggaCACAACTTATCTGATATAAGCATGAACAACATAACTTCTCTGATGCAAACatgacatgaacaacacaacgttCTCATCAACCCAACATGGGGGTTGCATGGGGGGCATTTccattaaataatataaatgtaccTGCATCACACTTTGTACAGTTAGAGCATTCCTTCTTCACATTAAAGCCTTCTTGGAAAGTACCATTGGAGCAATCTTTGCACTTTGTCATGATTCTCTCTTCACAATCCTTATAAACTTGCTGTCCTGTTAAAACGATAATGTTGAATTTCTCCATTCtcattatatttttatattcataTGTTTAACAACAGTTCAGACATTTTACTCTTACCAGCAGGACATGCAGGGCAACATTCAATTCCCACTCTGTATTCATCCTTGGGACACAATGGTGATGCAGTGCTAGCAACTCCACAAGTAAAAGAAACTGAACATATTGATAACATGAACGCTAAGAACATGGTGATCCCGTTTGTATGAGCTTCAACCATCCAACGAATGAAATTTGACTGCAgttctgtggctgtgtgtcatTGCAAGACTTGTGTATCTGTCAAGGCTCAATAAGGTGTCGTACTTTAACATGCTTTCTTTCTAAATATATGGGCCACACCCTAAATGTTGGCTACCATAACATTGTCCGGCAGTTACAGGTTTCTTCTTGAACTTCAGAAATATCTGGGGAGAGATAGAAGAAAATACAGCGGTTAAATGAGGTTACTTGTTTCTGTAACACTTTCGTAAAAAACAACTGAATATGTAGTTTAGAAATATCATGGATATCATGGTTCCCCATGGAttttatttcaatttttttatcaCTGCTCCTCCCTTTCCTGGAAGATGGCCACACGGGCATTAAAGACCAATTAATCAGTGTACCTTCATTTCTATAACTTTTATAATCGGACAAACATCAATCAAGTCAAACGTTTTTCAAATTGAAGCCAGCAAAACAGAAAAGCAAATCAGCGCAGCAACTTGTGAAAGTACCGAACTTGAACATGTATTATTTTGATGCGTTTAAAAGCATACATTCATGAGTTATAACTTATAAACATATCGTAAAAGCGCTAGTCTATCTTGACTAGGATACATCCTGTTCTAGATATTATTTGGTTAATGGATGACACTGACATAAGTTTAATGTAGGATTCCTTCAAGTGTAACCTCCACCATGACTGACTCGTCCCATCCTAGAGAACCATCGTTCTCCAGGCGGCTGAAAGCGGGGTGAAATTCGTCAATCagacggtcgtactgcactccccctccccctctccccgcgcgtgaccccttcgtgcacgtactcaaagctcgtgacccagagcaagcttctgtttgttgttatcctgcggtagctactggagctagcaaactagctaatggctcgctcttgcgcatctgtgttcgtgctcgtgcatgattgcgcgtccatgtacttggaatgggtggagtcagagtcagcgttgaaggagagggagtaggaccatttgagttgtgtattttcaaaatctgacggcgtttcgcaaatcccatacccaacctttaaatatggatgcaatatataatatactgactacttttgtcttttttttatttattaaaaggtTTTTCTTTAAAACAAAGGGTTGTGGGAACTCCACAATGAGTTCATGAACACATCAGAGttggggagcgggggagggggagtgcagtacgaccgtttgattgacgtacttactgtccaatgccactcggtggctctggaaatcattggctggagttttcgagccctgcccgttccacagatgattgacttgtttaattttcatgtcagtacttttaactcagtggctgtaagtgggttatgataaggatttcaagtaatttagaaaaaaaatgccaaaaaagagaattccataccaaACCTTTAAGTCTTTTTTTTAGTAGCTCACTTGTTTTTATAGATATCAACACCAAACCAACTCTGATGTGTTCATGAACTCATTGGGGAGTTCCCACAACCCtttgttttaaagaaaaaacttttaattgttttaaaaGGCAGACGTAATCATTGTGTATAGTTAGGCTAATTCATAttcaaggcttttattttgtaatagcTCACTTGTTGTTATAGATATCAACACCAAACCAACTCTGATGAGTTCATGAACACATCAGAAGTGGTTTGGTGTCGATATCTATAACGACAAGTGAGCTATTAAAAAAAAGACTTCAATATcgatatattgatatatatatcgatatatatatggACTGACtacttttttattgtatttcttaAAAAGGTTTTTCTTTAAAACAAAGGGTTGTGGGAACTCCACAGTGAGTTCATGAACACATCAGACGTGGTTTGGTGTTGATATCTATAAAAACAAGTGAgctattacaaaataaaagccttgaaTATGAATTAGCCTAACTATACACAATGATTACGCatgccttttaaaaaaaataaaaggtttttCTTTAAAACAAAGGGTTGTGGGAAGTCCCAAATGAGTTCATGAACACATCAGAAGAAGTTTGGTGTTGATACAAAAACAGGTGAGTTATTAAGaattggaagaaaaaaaaagacgttTGCACTTTTTTGACGGTCCCTAAGCATTCCGCTGCTGTATGGCACTAGGAAGTGTATTCGGCGCGGTTTCtccctttattatgtccatgggtTTCTCTGATCTTTCTCCCGACTCGGAAAATAGGCGAATGTCGAATATAAAACCAATTTCACCGCGCCACGGCAGAAGAGCTCGGTCCGAGCGGCTGTTCAGCCGCCTGGTGAACGCAACGtttaatatttttgttttgctttttgtttctgtggatttaaaaataaaaacgactgGGAGAAACCACCTTCTTACTTCCTCGTCTTAACCGATTGAAAATGAAAGTAGGAATGTCCCTATCAACTATCACTATTATAGGCCTAGCCTACATGTCATAGCCTAGTTGTTGTAGCCTACCCACTTAACTTATAACATAATGTCGTGAAGAATATATTGACGAGGCTATCTGATTTGATTTAGAGTGCGTTTAGATGACTTACTTTGATTGAGATCGTCGTAACTCTCGTCTCTGATCAACATACACACCAGGGCGTAACATCAACTGTCACGGGTGGCAGGCAGCCAGGTATATGCAGTTAGATTCAtgccaaaccacacacacacacacacacacacacacacacacacacacacacacacacacacacacacacacacacacacacacacacacacacacaacgagttttactcacgcacaacgattcacacacacacaaaacctgttttactcacgcacaacgattcacaccaGAGGCGAAGCCAGACTTTGTgtacatccggggcttagccccgaggggggtctgggggtcctcccccccaaaaaaatgaatTTCTAAAATGCGATTTTCCTGCATTCTTAGTCCATTTTAGGGTGACCTGCTGGACATGGGCATATCCTAAATCTCTTCTAATTCATTTTCAGTTGCAGGGCCTGCTCAAGACAATACTATTGAATGGAAAGAAACAATAACCACTTGACTTCTAGAGATTTTTATGTAAACTACAATCGGAAAATTTAGACTTATAATTTGAGACTAACCTTCAGTAGATTCAAAGTGCCTTGTCATGTTAAttgccatttttattttttattacaaaaaaaaaaggaagagacTGAAAGGTTTCTCCCATAAGGCAACTGTatttaatggaaaaaaaaacatattacaAATGCAAAGTATTGTGAAACAAGATTAACAACATCATTAGGCCTGCTAACTCACTGAAATATCAgtgcattatcattatcattttaatttaattttaatttaaaataataatcataatgcaCTGAAGTATTATacatatgcaaaaaaataaGTACTAAATTGTTTTAGAGGATTGTCCGCATCTATCACTCTGTTGGAACTCACTTAAAAAGGGGTCAAAGTTCAATGAACGAGGATATGGACGCAAGCTGAAAATAAACAAGACAGTCTAGCACCAGCCACGCATCGTCGGTAACATCGTTAACATGTTGGCTGCTGGCCAAACAGCGAATGCAGCAACCCGATATCTGTACATTTCTTGTCTAAATCGTTAATAAAGTTTGAATTTAAAATAACCGATATGTCAGACATGGATATTTTTTACCTATTCATGATGTTCAGTGGACCTCAACATTTCATTTAAGGTAACATTTGGTAAACACTGTACAATATTGGCTGAGACAGAATCGCAATCAGAAAAACGGATTTCTGACATTTTAAACAACGCTGATAATCTATTTTTTGTGAAAGGAGTAATTATCATAGCAGCTAGGCTAGGCTATTTAGCACTAGCACCAGCACTACTGCTCCCGGCCAGCGCGCATCAAGGTAATTTTTCACtgacctgggccccgtttcccgaaagcatctttagcctaagtggatcgcagagtgggtcgtacgagcatcgtacagttttcagaccgtttcccgaaagcatctttggtaacgaacgtcttgaaaacgctcgtagctacgagtgctccagggtactcgtaggacgctaagagcctcgttagcctactatagcctcagtcagtggcgtaaccagcggacattcctagtattggatgcgttttattataacacattggtaatggtgtatcacgtgcgtctgagcctaatgtgggccattatgttcttagtttgagagagacagtccaggaaatgtttgagcaggcagggcacttaaaatgtgtgagagaaagtgggggggatttgtgcagactgacataggctactcataaaacgtagcctaaaataatgtcaaaaaaaataaaataaaaaaataataaaatattaattataaaaataaaaaaaatgcaaaggagcaggcaaaaggctgggatatggtggggattggtcacgttgacgggaatgtttagtgacatgtgggagggtggagggggttaaaaaaaagtcgacgtgcatgaaaaccagccgcgtagttatgagggaggccgtcctcacaccgatcttcctcgtcgtcatcgtcctcaatgtcctccggttcaaccaaagctaccccagccttagctgcaatgttgtgcaacatagctgtcacagtcacacatatcacagcgcatgacttggccggcgaaaactggagccctccgctggacttgtgaaggcatctaaagcgcaacttccacctcccgatcgtgcgctcaggattaggactgatatatatgcctaggcttaatcaattgtgttttaatatctttagcattcatattattgcaatctattcttttcgtaggctactctgcggttgaactatatggggagatattttaaccctttttaaccccattttcctccgacattcctgcgtctccccctgcgtcatagcccgtttcagcaccatgtcagtggacaggtacaatcctacgatcgtcgtgagtgaagcgaatgcgcgttcacgttaagaggagtttcgggaaacgctccaaagaaattatccatggttcgaaagatccatcgagagaatgatcttacgagcgaagatccatcgatatcgggaaacggggccctgaaaCATTTGACAGGTCATTGgcaggggctgctgctgctacggTATCACTGGATGTTGGTTTAGAAAAATAATTTCTAATGTCCATTGTAAAGTTTGTTACACACCCTGAGGCTACTTTAACAAAACGTCCTGGCAACcattctaaacaaccgaacgagagattgcattttccattgcttccatgtgtttctttcaaaaggaaaataaataaatttcaagaggtgaaaatcactaccagtCGAAACATGAGGGAACATGTCAGGGTTGTCATAACTTCAAATGCTTAaaaaagatccggggcttttGACGTAAGATTCGGGGCTTCAGTCCCGAAAGCCACCCCCAAGCTCCGCccatgattcacacacacactctgtatggtttgcaaatacaaaacatcattcacaaactaatgttttttgcttcagaaaaaaatacagtatgttttacacatacaaagaaacatatttcttcaattacaaaataatatccTCCAAGTACAAACTTTCCTTCTGAGCTTTGCACAGAAGGCTTTTCTgccaaaaggggggggggggggggggaagagagagagtgcgagcgagagagcgagagagagagagagagagagagagagagagagagagagagagagagagagagagagagagagagagagagagagagagagagagagagagagagagagagagagagagagagagcaagcactCTCAGTAAATAGTTGTGCAGTGACGTCTGCTGGCGAAATATGTAACTGCACCCCTGGTTTCAGTTTGGATACGACGCAGTTTTTATTTTGAGTTTGTTAGGCAGCTAGACTCCAAACTGAAAGAACATGGAACAactttttgtctttattttttaatatgcaAATTACCAACCGGGTGGAATCCTTCTTCTAATCGTCATATTATAAGGTCAGTAACAATGAAGGCATTTTGTATTTCTAACTTCTTTGTATGCAGTATGGGCTCGTCGATTGACCATCTTTGATAATGGTAGGCCGACCTTTTTAAAACCACGTTGTTTTCTAGTCTATTCTTTTGAggtgttttttggttttgtctcTCCCCAGATATTGCAGAACTTCATATAGGAACTGCGTGGCAGCATGTGGGGCCCATATGTTTTGAATGAATGCATGTCAAAACAATGTTAAACTTATTTAGCCTCGATAGATTAACAAGTTGCAATGTACGGCCACACAACTGCTGTCAAATTTCTTTAGTTGGATGGTTGAAGCTCATACAATGGGTACACCATGTTCTTAGCATTCATGGCAACAATATGTTCAGTATCTTAGTTATTTGTGGAGTTGCTAGTACTGCATCACCATTGTGTCCCAAGGACAGAGTGGGAATTGAATGTTGCCCTGCATGTCCTGCTGGTATGAGTAAAATGTCTGAACTGTTGTTAAACATATGAATATGAAAATATAATCAGATGGAGGaattcaacattcaacatcttTTCAACAGGAATGCATGTTTATAAGGATTGTGAAGAGAGAAGCATGAGGCGGTGCTGAGACGGCAGAAACATATAGCCTACTAATGCAATGTTGTGATAAACAGATTAACCCGGACACGCCTACGGAAGGGAAGGAATTCACTCTGCTGCCAAACTGAAAGAACGGacaacaacatttatttttttatatgcaaATTACCACCCGTGTTAAATCCGTCTTCTAATCGTCATAGATAATAAGGTCAGTAACAATGAAGGCTTTTGTATTTCTAACTTATTTGTATTCAGTATGGGCGTCGATCGACCTTATCTTTGTTTATGGTATAGGCCGCCATTTTTAAACGACGCATGTTGTTTACTAGACTTTTCTTTTGAGAGGTGAAGTATCACATTCAGAGGTGAAGTTGAAACTTGTTTCATTTTTCACTTGTTTCAAGGGTGAAGAGGTTGATACTTTGTTAAATTTTCACTTGTTTCAGAGGTGAAGTTGATACTTTGTTGTATTCTCATATGGccacacattagtgccataaagcactAATGTGATAGAGAGGTGAAGTTGATACTGTTTCATTTTCACTTGTTTCAGAGGTGAAGTTTAAACTTTCTTGTATTCTCATATGGccacacattagtgccataaagcactAATGTGATAGaacatgcattcgggcgtattatattatttcagacgcgtagatattaactgcctGCGCGCAAAttatctctgcgcgcgcgcgcactcaGAGCGCTGCTCCCCGAGCGAGCGAGCATTACCTCGTTGCAAGCGAGAGGGGGGAATAACTTCGGTGCAcgaaacagcctctcgcgaatgatgttctgctctctcGCTCGTATTTAATTTTGGCAACATGGGgcagggaaccaaggcagggcgggtgTGTTTCATGCGTGTTGTGTTAAAATCCGCCAGCTCTAATAATGTCCCCCGTGACGGGCCCAGGGCGCTCTGCCAAAACCACGAGGTGTCATGAGGCTCAGCAACAGGAAAGCAGCCTGGTTCTCTTTCAACTTCTGCTATCTCCCCACGTCCTGCAGAGGGAGAACATTCGGTCATTCCTCCGAGTCTCTGCAGCCGCCCTCATGGCTTTTGATGTGAGCGGCCGTCTTCTGACGAGGCCTCACAACTACGTTTTAATATTTCCATACTGTAAATTAATTTGGGTGACATGAAAAGGTGTTAAGTAAGCAAATGTGTAAATTTATACTAACACAATGGTTGAAGCTTCCCCTACTTGTGTCCAGATACTGC
Encoded here:
- the LOC115552322 gene encoding tumor necrosis factor receptor superfamily member 14, with the translated sequence MVEAHTNGITMFLAFMLSICSVSFTCGVASTASPLCPKDEYRVGIECCPACPAGQQVYKDCEERIMTKCKDCSNGTFQEGFNVKKECSNCTKCDAGLKGKKLCSSKSDAVCEVLDGFFCIDSNGGGCRAAQSHTVCSPGYYIGQTGTADKDTECLPCANGTFSNGTSSCQPHTICESKELKLMKPGTDSTDSECGEHGPERGHVAVIIPGVILLILALIIIANTQKKKIALLYRRLSKKKGIAETHYNLGKFLFHMLHFVNE